From Corynebacterium frankenforstense DSM 45800, the proteins below share one genomic window:
- the hflX gene encoding GTPase HflX, producing the protein MRETDHNQREELLSQAFADNHSDTGRGAIDDAASVTVGDHRGAGADGRAGHAVTTGDMDLAERNSFRRVIRETDVHHEEQADGYDVEYRKLRLEQVILVGVWTEGTVAEVEAALAELAALAETAGADVIDMLYQRRDTPDPGTYIGSGKVAELREIVAATGADTVVCDGELSPGQLVALEKELDCKVIDRTMLILDIFAQHAKSREGKAQVALAQMEYLITRVRGWGQALSRQAGGRAGSNGGVGLRGPGETKIEADRRRLRSDMAKLRRELAGMTRSREVKRHRRAESLTPTIAIAGYTNAGKSSLINALTNAGVLVENALFATLDPTTRRAELADGRAVIFTDTVGFVRHLPTQLVEAFKSTLEEVLGADLVLHVVDGSDPFPLGQVEAVNGVIADIVRETGQEAPPEILVVNKVDTADPLVIAELRHALDDAVFVSARTGEGIDELESRIELFLNSLDAHVTVEIPYTRGELVSRVHEHGTVLREEYTDAGTVLEARMPTELAASLSEFAVGEDAEDNRE; encoded by the coding sequence ATGCGAGAAACCGATCACAATCAGCGCGAGGAGCTGCTGTCGCAGGCCTTCGCGGACAACCACAGCGACACCGGGCGCGGGGCGATTGACGACGCCGCGTCGGTCACCGTCGGCGACCACCGTGGGGCGGGCGCCGACGGGCGTGCGGGGCACGCCGTGACGACCGGCGACATGGACCTCGCCGAGCGCAACTCCTTCCGCCGCGTCATCCGCGAGACGGACGTCCACCACGAGGAGCAGGCCGACGGCTACGACGTCGAGTACCGCAAGCTGCGCCTCGAGCAGGTCATCCTCGTCGGCGTGTGGACCGAGGGCACCGTCGCCGAGGTCGAGGCGGCGCTCGCCGAGCTGGCCGCCCTGGCCGAGACCGCCGGCGCCGACGTCATCGACATGCTCTACCAGCGCCGCGACACCCCGGACCCGGGCACCTACATCGGCTCCGGCAAGGTCGCCGAGCTGCGCGAGATCGTCGCGGCCACCGGCGCGGACACGGTCGTCTGCGACGGCGAGCTCTCTCCGGGCCAGCTGGTCGCCCTGGAGAAGGAGCTCGACTGCAAGGTCATCGACCGCACGATGCTCATCCTCGACATCTTCGCCCAGCACGCGAAGTCCCGCGAGGGCAAGGCGCAGGTCGCCCTGGCCCAGATGGAGTACCTGATCACGCGCGTGCGCGGCTGGGGCCAGGCCCTGTCCCGGCAGGCGGGCGGCCGCGCCGGCTCCAACGGCGGCGTGGGCCTGCGCGGTCCCGGTGAGACGAAGATCGAGGCGGACCGTCGCCGGCTGCGCTCGGACATGGCGAAGCTGCGCCGCGAGCTGGCCGGGATGACCCGTTCGCGCGAGGTCAAGCGCCACCGCCGCGCGGAGTCGCTGACCCCGACCATCGCGATCGCCGGCTACACCAACGCCGGCAAGTCCTCGCTGATCAACGCCCTGACGAACGCGGGCGTGCTCGTCGAGAACGCCCTGTTCGCCACCCTGGACCCGACGACCCGTCGCGCCGAGCTCGCCGACGGCCGCGCGGTGATCTTCACCGACACCGTCGGCTTCGTGCGTCACCTGCCCACCCAGCTGGTCGAGGCGTTCAAGTCGACGCTCGAGGAGGTCCTCGGCGCCGACCTGGTCCTGCACGTCGTCGACGGCTCGGACCCGTTCCCGCTCGGCCAGGTCGAGGCGGTCAACGGTGTGATCGCCGACATCGTCCGCGAGACCGGCCAGGAGGCGCCGCCGGAGATCCTGGTGGTCAACAAGGTCGACACGGCCGACCCGCTGGTCATCGCGGAGCTGCGCCACGCGCTCGACGACGCGGTGTTCGTCTCCGCGCGCACCGGCGAGGGCATCGACGAGCTGGAGAGCCGCATCGAGCTCTTCCTCAACTCCCTGGACGCCCACGTCACCGTCGAGATCCCCTACACCCGCGGCGAGCTTGTCTCCCGCGTCCACGAGCACGGCACCGTGCTGCGCGAGGAGTACACCGACGCCGGAACCGTGCTCGAGGCGCGCATGCCCACCGAGCTGGCCGCCTCGCTCTCGGAGTTCGCGGTGGGGGAGGACGCCGAGGACAACCGCGAGTAG